In a genomic window of Hyphomonas sp.:
- the gspF gene encoding type II secretion system inner membrane protein GspF — MPAFEYVAVDGHGRRQKGIISADSPRSARRELRLRDLMALDVNPVSEKAATASRIGGRISDKQRVLLVRQLSVLLQSGLPVEQALAAAAEDAATPQTQRVLHAIKTEVTEGGRLADAMAVTPKAFPPLVRSVVAAGELSGRLGDVTERLATYLERSHQLRQKVQAALIYPAVLGIMAIGMIIAMMLFVVPRLVEQFDLFDADLPLITRLVIGLSETLQSHGLWIALGLAMLAVAVARAIRLPAIRRSLDRYSLSIPVVGPLNRTVCAGRFARVFATLSGSGATVLEALGGAKGAAGNLVFSDAADQIAERVREGGSFASALKATGVFPPMMVHMVSSGEAGRDIPGMMTRAADFLDVEFETGSATLLSLLEPLIIVVLGGLVGLIVLSVMLPILQLNTLAIG; from the coding sequence ATGCCGGCGTTTGAATATGTTGCAGTGGACGGCCATGGCCGGCGTCAGAAAGGGATCATCTCGGCCGACAGTCCCCGGTCTGCGCGCCGCGAACTGCGCCTGCGGGATCTCATGGCGCTCGATGTCAATCCCGTCAGCGAAAAGGCTGCCACGGCCAGCCGCATCGGCGGGCGCATCAGCGACAAGCAGCGGGTCCTGCTCGTGCGGCAATTGTCCGTTCTCCTGCAGTCCGGATTGCCGGTCGAACAGGCGCTCGCGGCGGCGGCAGAGGATGCGGCGACCCCGCAAACCCAGCGCGTGCTGCATGCCATCAAGACCGAAGTTACCGAAGGCGGCCGTCTGGCGGACGCCATGGCGGTGACGCCGAAAGCCTTCCCGCCCCTGGTGCGGTCCGTCGTGGCCGCGGGGGAATTGTCAGGCCGTCTCGGCGACGTCACCGAACGCCTGGCGACCTATCTGGAGCGCAGCCACCAGCTGCGCCAGAAGGTGCAGGCTGCCCTGATCTATCCGGCGGTGCTGGGCATCATGGCTATCGGCATGATCATCGCCATGATGCTGTTTGTCGTGCCGCGCCTAGTGGAACAGTTCGACCTGTTCGATGCGGACCTGCCGCTGATCACGCGCCTGGTGATCGGCCTGTCAGAGACGTTGCAATCCCATGGTCTCTGGATCGCTCTGGGCCTGGCCATGCTCGCAGTCGCTGTGGCCCGAGCTATTCGCCTTCCAGCCATCCGGCGCAGTCTCGACCGCTACAGCCTGTCGATCCCGGTGGTCGGCCCGTTGAATCGGACGGTTTGCGCCGGCCGCTTTGCGCGTGTCTTCGCCACCCTGTCCGGATCCGGCGCCACGGTATTGGAGGCGCTGGGCGGCGCAAAGGGCGCTGCGGGCAATCTCGTCTTCAGCGACGCCGCCGACCAGATCGCCGAGCGCGTGCGGGAAGGCGGATCCTTCGCCAGCGCGCTCAAGGCGACAGGCGTGTTTCCGCCGATGATGGTCCACATGGTCTCGAGCGGCGAGGCAGGCCGCGACATTCCCGGCATGATGACCCGCGCGGCGGATTTCCTTGATGTTGAATTCGAGACCGGTTCCGCAACCCTGCTGTCATTGCTGGAACCCCTGATCATTGTTGTGCTCGGCGGTCTTGTCGGCCTGATCGTCCTGTCGGTCATGCTGCCGATCCTGCAACTCAACACGCTCGCCATCGGATAG
- a CDS encoding prepilin-type N-terminal cleavage/methylation domain-containing protein codes for MTQSSPMQSGMSLIEVLVALFILAMASAAIMMTLPRQPSGLDREIARLEGTIDRLAGQAIASGEVHALRLTQAGYVAEAWRNDDWSPLRNSVHTLPASIRVSVAERPSASEPAKTWPDIVMDTTGIVTARDLVLRDGAGEYRLAVASDGAVSVER; via the coding sequence ATGACCCAGTCCAGCCCCATGCAATCCGGCATGTCCCTGATCGAGGTCCTCGTCGCCCTGTTCATCCTGGCTATGGCCAGCGCGGCGATCATGATGACCCTCCCGCGTCAGCCCTCCGGGCTCGACCGCGAGATCGCGCGTCTTGAAGGCACGATCGACCGACTGGCCGGGCAGGCGATAGCGTCCGGCGAAGTGCACGCCCTCCGTCTTACACAGGCCGGCTATGTTGCCGAGGCCTGGCGGAATGATGACTGGAGCCCGCTGCGCAATTCAGTGCACACGCTGCCGGCATCGATACGGGTCAGCGTCGCGGAAAGACCCTCGGCATCGGAGCCTGCGAAGACATGGCCGGACATCGTCATGGACACGACCGGCATCGTTACGGCACGAGACCTCGTCCTCCGGGATGGCGCCGGGGAATACCGGCTGGCCGTCGCATCGGACGGTGCCGTGTCGGTGGAGCGCTAG
- a CDS encoding GspE/PulE family protein: protein MTQPQFTYAFAKDKGLVVLPDRQPLTVGVRQGADPLALIEARRALGGVVALETLDRESYDRLLAEAFAKGPMADDDVDAAMESRGGLESLIDDIPKAADLLDGQDDAPVIRLINGLIHEAIKRRASDIHIDPFEDHLSIRYRIDGDLVEVLTPPRKLAAPIVSRIKVMARLDIAEKRLPQDGRISLSVGGRSIDVRVATLPTRYGERVVLRLLDTKNALVGLTELGMDQDTLARFSEALAQPNGVILVTGPVGSGKTTTLYASLSRLNNGRDNIMTLEDPVEYGLPGISQTQMDHKVGLTFAATLRSILRQDPNVVMVGEIRDSETAEVAFEFASTGRLALSTLHTNSAAGAITRLRDMGVEAYLLASTLRAVMAQRLVRRLCPNCRTERPATAVELDALGFAAGETLLVGEPAGCFSCGNTGFDGRIGIYELLVVDAGIRELLGAEVSEHRIDEAAFSAHDRLIDNARRYVVSKETSPAEVLRVCRKGGG from the coding sequence ATGACCCAGCCCCAGTTCACCTACGCCTTTGCCAAGGACAAGGGGCTTGTCGTCCTGCCGGACCGCCAGCCCCTGACAGTCGGTGTGCGTCAGGGCGCCGACCCGCTTGCGCTCATTGAGGCGCGGCGTGCGCTCGGCGGCGTGGTGGCGCTGGAGACGCTGGACCGGGAGTCGTATGACCGGCTTCTGGCCGAGGCCTTTGCCAAGGGGCCGATGGCGGATGATGACGTTGATGCCGCGATGGAAAGCCGGGGCGGACTGGAAAGCCTGATCGACGACATTCCCAAAGCGGCCGACCTGCTGGACGGACAGGATGATGCGCCGGTGATCCGTCTGATCAACGGCCTGATCCATGAGGCCATCAAACGGCGTGCATCCGATATCCATATCGATCCGTTTGAGGATCATTTGTCCATTCGCTACCGGATCGACGGGGATCTCGTCGAGGTGCTGACACCGCCGCGGAAGCTGGCTGCGCCCATTGTCTCCCGCATCAAGGTCATGGCGCGGCTCGACATTGCGGAAAAACGCCTGCCGCAGGATGGCCGGATCTCCCTGTCGGTCGGGGGGCGCTCCATCGATGTGCGCGTGGCGACCCTGCCGACCCGCTACGGGGAACGAGTTGTTCTGCGCCTTCTGGACACGAAGAACGCCCTGGTCGGGCTGACCGAGCTTGGCATGGATCAGGACACGCTGGCCCGGTTCTCCGAGGCTCTGGCCCAGCCGAACGGCGTGATCCTCGTGACCGGGCCGGTCGGGTCCGGAAAGACCACGACGCTCTACGCTTCCCTGTCGCGCCTCAACAATGGCCGCGACAATATCATGACGCTGGAAGACCCTGTCGAATATGGTCTGCCGGGTATCAGTCAGACGCAGATGGATCACAAGGTTGGTCTGACCTTTGCGGCGACGCTGCGCTCGATCCTGCGACAGGACCCGAATGTGGTCATGGTGGGCGAGATCCGCGACTCCGAAACAGCCGAAGTCGCATTCGAATTCGCCTCCACCGGCCGTCTTGCCCTCTCCACCCTGCACACCAACAGCGCCGCCGGTGCCATCACGCGCCTGCGGGACATGGGCGTTGAGGCCTATTTGCTGGCATCCACCCTTCGTGCGGTCATGGCCCAGCGCCTGGTGCGGCGCCTCTGCCCGAACTGCCGGACCGAGCGTCCCGCGACCGCTGTTGAACTCGACGCGCTCGGCTTCGCGGCGGGCGAAACACTCTTGGTGGGCGAGCCGGCCGGCTGCTTTTCCTGCGGCAATACCGGCTTTGACGGCCGCATCGGTATCTATGAACTGCTCGTCGTGGATGCCGGAATCCGGGAACTGCTCGGCGCGGAGGTCAGCGAACATCGCATCGACGAAGCGGCCTTCTCCGCGCATGACCGCCTGATCGACAATGCCCGGCGCTATGTGGTGTCGAAGGAAACCAGCCCGGCCGAAGTGCTGCGTGTCTGCCGCAAGGGAGGCGGATGA
- the gspG gene encoding type II secretion system major pseudopilin GspG: MRTKSSRRRKEASRKDAGFSLVELMVVVFIMGLLATLIVINVAPATDQSRVGKARSDIAALESALDMYNLDMYSYPSADQGLAALSTAPAGAQAAQYRPGGYIKRLRTDPWGNAYQYAYPGTRSGGAYDVFSPGPDGQAGNEDDIGNWDTQP, translated from the coding sequence ATGCGTACGAAATCGTCCCGCCGCCGCAAGGAAGCCAGCCGCAAGGATGCCGGCTTTTCGCTCGTCGAACTCATGGTGGTCGTCTTCATCATGGGCCTGCTGGCCACGCTCATCGTGATCAATGTCGCTCCGGCTACGGACCAGTCACGTGTCGGCAAGGCGCGCTCGGACATTGCCGCGCTGGAAAGTGCGCTCGATATGTACAATCTCGACATGTACAGCTACCCGTCCGCCGATCAGGGGCTGGCAGCCCTCAGCACCGCACCGGCCGGCGCGCAGGCGGCACAATACCGTCCCGGCGGCTATATCAAGCGCCTGCGCACTGACCCCTGGGGCAATGCCTATCAATATGCCTATCCCGGCACACGGTCCGGCGGCGCCTATGATGTCTTCTCACCCGGCCCGGACGGGCAGGCAGGCAATGAGGATGATATCGGGAACTGGGACACCCAGCCCTGA
- the gspI gene encoding type II secretion system minor pseudopilin GspI: MAGARTEQGFTLVEVLVALGIFSIAAMSLAHLGNETLVGARHVNQKFLATVEADNLMAETLVRPAAATAGVQSGTSTQRGRRLAWQRTISATDRAGLFVVSVSVSDAESGQQLALRQTLMRVPAP; encoded by the coding sequence ATGGCCGGGGCTCGCACAGAGCAGGGGTTCACACTGGTCGAGGTGCTCGTCGCGCTCGGCATATTCAGCATTGCTGCCATGTCGCTGGCCCATCTCGGCAACGAGACCCTGGTCGGGGCCCGGCATGTGAACCAGAAATTCCTTGCCACGGTCGAGGCCGACAATCTGATGGCGGAAACGCTCGTTCGCCCGGCGGCTGCCACGGCCGGAGTCCAGTCCGGTACGAGCACACAGCGTGGGCGGCGTCTGGCGTGGCAACGCACGATCAGCGCCACGGACCGCGCCGGTCTGTTTGTGGTGTCGGTAAGCGTCAGCGATGCGGAGTCCGGCCAGCAATTGGCCCTGCGCCAGACCCTGATGCGGGTGCCCGCCCCATGA